In Streptomyces sp. NBC_01439, the following are encoded in one genomic region:
- the lysA gene encoding diaminopimelate decarboxylase, which produces MTIASLSEIPAGPGELSVWPASTTRLRHGDVAVGGVSLTEIADRFDTPAYVLDEAEVRERCRTYRAALPEADVLYAAKAFLCRAMVRWVEEEGLGLDVCSAGELELAVTAGFPPERIVLHGNAKSPRDIGTALRLGVGRIVIDGPSEIARIAAAVGPEGHQKVLVRVVPGVSAGGHAKIRTGTEDQKFGLSLTDGSAQEAIARILGQPQLELTGLHCHIGSQITEVEPYLVALRRMVGLMARIRDTHGIVLPELDMGGGHGIAYRPGESALDLTALARGLRAELGDSCAAAGLAVPRLVIEPGRAVAGPAGIALYRVLAVKHTGEKVFVAVDGGMSDNPRPALYGVRYAPRLIGRHSSAGACTATVVGRHCEAGDVLAADVELPGDVHPGDLLAVPVAGAYQLSMASGYNMVGRPPVIAVHEGTSRVLVRRETLEDLRSRDIGS; this is translated from the coding sequence ATGACCATCGCCTCCCTCTCGGAGATTCCGGCCGGTCCCGGTGAACTGTCCGTGTGGCCCGCCTCCACCACCCGGCTCCGGCACGGCGACGTGGCCGTCGGCGGGGTGTCCCTGACGGAGATCGCCGATCGCTTCGACACCCCGGCCTACGTCCTGGACGAGGCTGAGGTCCGCGAGCGGTGCCGCACCTACCGCGCGGCCCTTCCCGAGGCCGACGTCCTCTACGCCGCCAAAGCCTTCCTCTGCCGCGCCATGGTGCGCTGGGTGGAGGAGGAAGGACTGGGCCTGGACGTCTGCTCAGCCGGCGAGCTGGAGCTCGCCGTCACGGCCGGGTTCCCGCCCGAGCGGATCGTGCTGCACGGCAACGCGAAGTCGCCCCGGGACATCGGGACGGCACTGCGGCTCGGGGTCGGTCGCATCGTCATCGACGGTCCGTCCGAGATCGCCCGGATCGCGGCCGCCGTCGGGCCGGAGGGGCACCAGAAGGTGCTGGTGCGGGTGGTGCCGGGGGTCTCTGCCGGGGGCCACGCGAAGATCCGCACCGGCACGGAGGACCAGAAGTTCGGCCTGTCGCTCACCGATGGATCGGCGCAGGAGGCCATAGCGCGGATACTTGGCCAGCCACAGCTCGAACTGACCGGTCTGCACTGCCACATCGGCTCCCAGATCACCGAGGTGGAGCCCTACCTGGTCGCCCTGCGCAGGATGGTCGGGCTGATGGCCCGCATCCGCGACACGCACGGCATCGTCCTGCCCGAGCTGGACATGGGCGGTGGCCACGGGATCGCCTACCGGCCCGGAGAGTCCGCCCTCGACCTCACCGCCCTCGCCCGCGGCCTCCGCGCCGAGCTCGGCGACAGCTGCGCCGCCGCGGGCCTGGCCGTGCCCCGGCTCGTCATCGAGCCGGGGCGTGCCGTCGCCGGTCCTGCCGGAATCGCCCTGTACCGTGTGCTCGCCGTCAAGCACACCGGAGAGAAGGTGTTCGTCGCCGTCGACGGCGGCATGAGCGACAACCCGCGACCTGCCCTGTACGGGGTGCGCTACGCACCCCGCCTGATCGGCCGGCACTCCAGCGCCGGCGCCTGCACGGCCACGGTCGTCGGACGGCACTGCGAGGCCGGTGACGTCCTCGCAGCCGATGTGGAACTGCCGGGCGACGTCCACCCGGGTGACCTGCTGGCCGTACCGGTGGCCGGCGCCTACCAGCTGTCCATGGCCTCCGGCTACAACATGGTGGGACGTCCCCCGGTGATCGCGGTCCACGAGGGCACGTCCCGGGTGCTGGTACGACGCGAGACGTTGGAAGACCTCCGCAGCCGGGACATCGGCAGCTAG